One Flagellimonas sp. CMM7 genomic region harbors:
- a CDS encoding metallophosphoesterase: MKKHYLVLLLLAIVSSCATYEAKYAVPFNNSKNLNAKEVEHTFYLIGDAGKSPVGDLNPALKIFKSKLGSADKNSTAIFLGDNIYPAGFPSKKDDPSGHELAKNHLDAQLSTVKEFKGKTVFIPGNHDWYSKGLEGLEREEKYIQKALDSKKVFFPDNGCPIEKIEISDNIVVIAIDTEWYLTNWDKHPTMNDDCEIKDRGRFFEELEGLIKKNLDKTTIIAMHHPAFTYGSHGGQFSFKEHIYPVGGNVPIPILGTIGNLLRKTSGASITDVHNKMYNRLKNRLVTLAQYSEKVIFASGHEHTLQYIIEENIPQIVSGSGANKGYTRLLNGSEFSSGQMGYAILKVYKDGSSGVDFYGLEDNGVENLLYSSEVLTSDKKKVSNGYSDTFPAEMEASIYTDEEIDRSGFYKWLWGDRYRKYYATKVKAPTVRLDTLFGGLSVVRKGGGNQSNSLRLQHKDGRQFVMRALRKSAERYLQAIAFQEQYIIGEFEDSYTEKLLMDFYTGAHPYAPFALGPLSDAVGIYHTNPKLYYIPKQNTLGDYNNDFGDGLYMIEEHVSEGHGELASFGYSNKIESTYDLINKLREDEEYGIDKKAYVKARLFDMLIGDWDRHVDQWRWVEFKDESGNKVFKPFPRDRDQAFSIWGDGALMSFATRTVPSLRIFEGFNEEIRSVKGFNASPRTFALDMALLSETDRDLWIEQARLIQEKIDESVIDDSFSAFPKEVNDETVSNFKTILLKRKQNLVNTAQEYFKIINKYSVVTGTDKDDHFIINSLKNGSLDVRGYRIKNGKKKDLFFEKIYSPEFTKEVWVYGLDDDDIFEVNTQSSKIKVRIVGGQNNDQYKIAEKSKKVHTYDFKAKKNTYDEAFGGVIHEVNDYDTNTYEFLKVKASNNQLLPSLGFNPDDGFRIGLTDTYTFNGFRQNPFTQQHTFNAAYYFATNGFDFAYNGEFANVFENVNLELNAKFTSPNFSINFFDFGNETVNNDDEEVLELDFNRVKIRTIAFAPSLVWRGYLGSKVRLGVSYENYDVEETEGRFIEGFFTDTGRDTQQDFFGVDAEYSYSNTDNEAFPTMGMSFSLLGGYKTNLSDSGRAFGFIVPSLSIDHKICSDGRLVLATKIKGHFNIGDDFEFYQGASIGGNDGLRGFRFQRFTGKTAYYQNTDLRYSFRKRKTGVLPVTPGIFGGFDYGRVWFPRDSSDKWHNSYGGGFFLNGADILSANFGFFNSSDGPRFAFGVGFGF; this comes from the coding sequence ATGAAAAAACATTACTTAGTTCTCCTTTTATTGGCCATTGTATCTAGCTGTGCCACTTACGAGGCAAAATATGCCGTTCCATTCAATAACAGCAAAAATTTGAACGCTAAAGAAGTGGAACATACCTTTTATTTAATTGGTGATGCGGGAAAATCTCCAGTAGGGGATTTAAATCCTGCTCTTAAAATATTCAAATCTAAATTGGGCAGTGCAGACAAGAATAGCACGGCCATTTTTTTAGGGGATAACATCTATCCAGCAGGCTTCCCCAGTAAAAAAGATGACCCATCTGGTCATGAGTTAGCAAAAAATCATTTGGATGCGCAATTGAGCACTGTAAAAGAATTTAAGGGGAAGACAGTTTTTATTCCTGGCAATCATGATTGGTATAGCAAAGGATTGGAAGGGTTGGAAAGAGAGGAAAAGTATATTCAAAAAGCGTTGGATAGCAAAAAGGTATTCTTTCCGGATAATGGATGCCCCATAGAAAAAATTGAAATAAGTGATAACATAGTTGTAATCGCTATTGATACAGAATGGTATTTGACCAATTGGGACAAGCACCCAACAATGAACGATGATTGTGAAATAAAGGACAGGGGTAGGTTCTTTGAAGAATTGGAAGGATTGATTAAAAAGAATTTGGACAAAACCACAATTATTGCCATGCATCATCCGGCGTTTACGTATGGTTCCCACGGAGGGCAGTTTTCATTCAAAGAACATATTTATCCCGTTGGCGGCAATGTGCCAATTCCTATTTTGGGAACAATAGGCAATCTTCTTAGAAAAACTTCAGGTGCTTCTATCACAGATGTGCATAACAAAATGTACAACCGGTTAAAGAATCGATTGGTCACTCTGGCTCAATATTCCGAAAAGGTAATTTTTGCTTCCGGCCATGAACATACGCTTCAATATATAATTGAAGAAAATATACCTCAGATAGTCAGTGGTTCAGGAGCCAATAAAGGTTATACCCGTCTGCTCAACGGAAGTGAATTTTCTTCCGGTCAAATGGGCTATGCCATTTTAAAAGTATATAAGGATGGTTCTTCAGGAGTGGATTTTTATGGTCTTGAGGATAATGGAGTTGAAAATTTACTATATAGTTCAGAAGTGTTGACTTCGGATAAAAAGAAGGTAAGCAATGGTTATAGTGATACGTTTCCTGCTGAAATGGAGGCATCTATCTATACAGATGAAGAGATAGATAGAAGTGGTTTTTATAAATGGCTTTGGGGAGATCGTTATAGAAAATATTATGCTACTAAGGTAAAAGCGCCAACGGTGCGTCTAGATACTTTATTCGGGGGCCTTAGTGTAGTAAGAAAAGGTGGTGGAAACCAGTCCAACTCTTTAAGGCTTCAACATAAAGATGGAAGGCAGTTTGTAATGCGTGCACTTAGAAAAAGTGCAGAACGATATTTACAGGCAATTGCCTTTCAAGAACAATATATTATAGGGGAATTTGAGGATTCTTATACAGAAAAACTGCTTATGGACTTTTACACGGGAGCTCACCCATATGCCCCATTCGCACTTGGTCCACTTTCAGACGCTGTGGGCATCTACCATACAAACCCAAAATTATATTACATACCCAAACAAAATACACTTGGTGACTACAATAATGATTTTGGAGATGGACTGTACATGATTGAGGAACATGTATCTGAGGGGCATGGAGAGCTGGCGAGTTTTGGGTATTCCAATAAGATAGAAAGTACATATGACCTAATCAATAAGTTGAGGGAAGATGAGGAGTATGGCATTGATAAAAAGGCATATGTAAAAGCTCGTTTGTTTGATATGTTGATTGGTGATTGGGATCGTCATGTGGATCAATGGCGCTGGGTGGAGTTTAAAGATGAATCTGGGAATAAGGTTTTTAAGCCTTTTCCAAGAGATAGAGATCAAGCCTTTTCAATATGGGGAGATGGTGCGTTGATGTCATTTGCCACAAGAACAGTTCCTTCTTTACGAATTTTTGAAGGCTTTAATGAGGAAATACGCAGTGTAAAAGGATTTAATGCATCACCAAGGACTTTTGCTTTGGATATGGCATTGCTATCTGAAACTGATAGGGACTTATGGATAGAACAGGCAAGGTTAATTCAGGAAAAAATAGATGAATCAGTAATTGATGATTCATTCTCCGCTTTCCCAAAAGAAGTTAATGATGAAACCGTTTCCAATTTTAAAACGATACTACTAAAAAGAAAGCAAAATCTTGTAAATACAGCACAAGAATATTTTAAGATAATAAATAAATACAGTGTAGTTACGGGTACGGACAAGGATGACCATTTCATTATCAATTCATTGAAAAATGGAAGTTTGGATGTTAGAGGGTATCGAATAAAGAATGGAAAGAAAAAGGATTTGTTTTTTGAAAAGATTTATTCTCCAGAATTTACCAAAGAAGTCTGGGTATACGGTTTAGATGACGACGATATTTTTGAGGTAAATACACAGTCTTCTAAGATAAAAGTTAGAATTGTAGGAGGACAAAACAATGATCAATATAAAATAGCTGAGAAGTCTAAAAAAGTACACACTTATGACTTTAAAGCAAAAAAGAACACCTATGATGAGGCGTTTGGCGGAGTAATTCACGAAGTAAATGATTATGACACCAATACCTATGAATTTTTAAAAGTAAAGGCTAGCAACAATCAATTGTTGCCATCACTTGGGTTTAATCCAGATGATGGATTTAGAATTGGACTGACCGACACGTATACTTTTAATGGATTTAGACAGAATCCTTTTACACAACAACACACGTTCAATGCGGCCTATTACTTTGCTACAAATGGGTTTGATTTTGCATATAACGGAGAGTTTGCAAACGTTTTTGAAAACGTAAATTTGGAGCTGAATGCCAAATTTACCAGTCCAAATTTTAGTATTAATTTCTTTGATTTTGGAAATGAAACCGTGAACAATGATGATGAAGAGGTTCTTGAGCTAGATTTTAATCGAGTAAAAATTAGAACCATTGCTTTTGCACCATCTCTGGTTTGGAGAGGTTATTTAGGATCAAAAGTGCGTTTGGGTGTTTCTTATGAAAACTATGATGTAGAAGAAACAGAAGGTCGTTTCATTGAAGGATTTTTTACCGATACAGGAAGAGATACCCAACAGGATTTTTTTGGAGTGGATGCTGAATACAGTTACTCCAATACGGACAATGAGGCTTTTCCAACAATGGGAATGAGCTTTTCTTTGCTTGGAGGGTATAAAACGAATTTGAGTGATTCAGGCAGGGCGTTTGGATTTATAGTGCCTAGCTTGTCCATAGATCATAAAATCTGTTCTGACGGTAGATTGGTTTTGGCCACAAAAATAAAAGGTCATTTTAATATTGGAGATGATTTTGAGTTTTATCAAGGTGCTAGTATAGGTGGGAACGATGGTTTGAGAGGATTTCGTTTCCAACGATTTACTGGGAAAACGGCCTATTATCAAAATACAGATTTACGATATAGTTTTAGAAAGCGTAAAACTGGTGTATTGCCTGTAACGCCTGGAATCTTTGGAGGATTTGATTATGGTAGAGTTTGGTTTCCGCGAGATTCTTCAGACAAGTGGCATAATTCTTATGGTGGCGGATTTTTCCTAAATGGGGCTGATATTCTGTCCGCTAACTTTGGATTCTTTAATAGTTCAGATGGCCCACGATTTGCTTTTGGAGTAGGCTTCGGGTTCTAA
- a CDS encoding GyrI-like domain-containing protein, with protein sequence MKRKISLVTATILIAFLGWYFFVKPNDYLITFTANSFPGTINQTIKSWDKRMQSSVPLEQDGLLNIKQQLKFGDSIVQYDWEIIPITDSTSKIKVRVKDLNNSFMNKLMIPFASTVIEERSKKNLVNFNQYLNNHIKSFKVSIIGEDEIKPTFCAYLTVRGLQAQKAFEMMRDHPFLSGFVKQNNLELNGSPFVEITKWNIETDSVEYNFCYPIRKSDSLPKNDEIRYKDFKGVKGIKAIYNGNYITSDRAWYKLLDYAQKNDIEVINTPIEVFYNNPSLGGNELEWKAEIFMPIKESQ encoded by the coding sequence ATGAAACGAAAAATTTCTTTGGTAACAGCTACTATTCTTATTGCTTTTTTGGGATGGTACTTTTTTGTAAAACCCAATGATTATCTAATAACGTTTACAGCCAACTCTTTTCCTGGTACAATTAATCAAACCATAAAAAGTTGGGATAAACGAATGCAATCCAGTGTTCCATTGGAACAAGATGGACTATTGAACATCAAACAACAATTAAAATTTGGTGATTCCATAGTCCAATATGATTGGGAAATCATCCCTATTACAGATTCTACCTCAAAAATTAAGGTAAGAGTTAAGGATTTGAACAATAGTTTCATGAACAAACTCATGATTCCTTTTGCCTCAACGGTTATAGAAGAACGCTCTAAAAAAAATCTTGTCAACTTTAATCAGTATCTAAACAATCACATCAAAAGCTTTAAGGTAAGCATAATTGGAGAGGATGAGATAAAACCAACTTTTTGCGCATATCTGACCGTTAGAGGCCTCCAAGCTCAAAAGGCATTTGAAATGATGAGAGACCATCCTTTTTTAAGTGGTTTTGTAAAACAAAATAACCTAGAGCTAAATGGCTCTCCTTTTGTTGAAATTACTAAGTGGAATATTGAAACTGACAGTGTTGAATACAACTTTTGCTATCCCATAAGAAAGTCAGACTCTTTACCCAAGAATGATGAAATAAGGTACAAAGACTTTAAGGGCGTAAAAGGTATAAAGGCAATTTATAATGGAAACTACATAACCTCTGATCGTGCATGGTATAAGCTTTTGGATTATGCTCAAAAGAACGATATTGAAGTTATCAATACACCGATAGAGGTCTTTTATAATAATCCTAGTCTAGGAGGAAATGAATTAGAATGGAAAGCAGAAATATTTATGCCAATTAAAGAATCTCAATGA
- a CDS encoding GAF domain-containing protein, giving the protein MTENYNAESPMLQFVSFNKLLEHYDEQLKSKDKYLANRAKYVLESQAPFPELREGFDDVTLLEKHKDLISTILADTFSPVLTKNEIKTASTPFENIVFNSSERFQNILKNAGEGFELEIRNLPMDINYIMKCTVVLNFYYGFKMDFKRPLFYDIPDANGVMRHYRILYNADFMEIIPTEKSKELSQEDVDELLENFDNVELWKEKIPPNSFISKGFVISNMFDVTAEHSISEIKSTLIGSNKRGTENFMESFQDTFRSLFNLKKIKVGFAGYDNQANRFLKIYGKGIESYMLKGKEMESCDDMLCGHSHGKLFDENTYFAISNVEKYFEKSGGTQQPYKNLHEQGIKSAILAPIADNGNLLGVLELVSYTVNELNSVNANKLDDVMPFIVSAVIRSIEEEENLVDAIIQHECTTVHSSVYWKFQEEAKRFMADELVGNQPIFKEIVFKDVYPLYGQIDIKDSSKERNLSIQRDLMIQLSEINGVLQKAVKKYELPIYEELMFRVDTYLEEVKEALYTHTEQAIFDFVKEEIVPVFRHLKQEDKELRSFIENYEAQIDPTTESYYDHRRNYDDSVMEANLQLASLLDRKQLDAQKMFPHYFERYKTDGVEHNIYIGSSIANDRNFDQLYLSNLRLWQLQVMCDMENKYYALKSKLPVKLDVASLILVYSTSLAIRFRMDEKRFDVDGTYNARYEIIKKRIDKSYIKGTNERLTQKGKLAIVYSQRKDEKEYMRYIRFLKAKGYFTNNIEIVELEGLQGVTGLKAIRAEILYTKDTKSERTYTYEDLMEELKS; this is encoded by the coding sequence ATGACGGAGAATTACAATGCTGAAAGCCCTATGTTGCAGTTTGTAAGTTTCAATAAGCTATTGGAACATTATGACGAGCAATTAAAAAGCAAGGATAAGTATCTTGCCAACAGGGCAAAATATGTGTTAGAATCCCAAGCTCCTTTTCCAGAGTTAAGAGAAGGATTTGATGATGTTACATTATTAGAGAAGCACAAGGATCTTATTAGTACAATTCTTGCGGATACCTTTTCTCCAGTTCTGACGAAAAATGAAATTAAAACGGCTTCTACACCTTTTGAAAATATAGTTTTTAATTCATCAGAGCGTTTTCAGAATATTTTAAAAAATGCAGGTGAAGGATTTGAATTGGAAATCCGTAACCTTCCCATGGATATAAATTACATTATGAAATGTACCGTGGTGTTAAACTTTTATTATGGTTTTAAAATGGACTTTAAGCGTCCGTTGTTTTATGATATTCCTGATGCCAATGGTGTTATGCGACACTATAGAATACTGTATAATGCAGATTTTATGGAAATAATACCAACTGAAAAATCAAAAGAGCTTAGTCAAGAGGATGTTGACGAACTTTTGGAGAATTTCGACAATGTGGAGCTTTGGAAAGAAAAGATTCCGCCAAACAGTTTTATTTCCAAAGGTTTTGTAATCTCCAATATGTTCGATGTTACTGCCGAACATTCTATTTCTGAAATTAAATCCACGCTTATAGGCAGTAATAAAAGAGGGACCGAAAACTTTATGGAGAGTTTTCAAGATACCTTTAGGTCTCTTTTTAATCTTAAAAAAATTAAAGTAGGTTTTGCGGGTTATGATAACCAAGCAAATCGCTTTTTAAAGATATACGGAAAAGGAATAGAGAGCTACATGCTCAAAGGAAAGGAAATGGAATCTTGCGACGATATGCTTTGTGGACACTCCCATGGCAAGTTGTTTGATGAGAACACTTATTTTGCCATTTCCAACGTTGAAAAATACTTTGAAAAATCTGGAGGCACCCAACAGCCATATAAGAATTTACATGAACAAGGCATTAAAAGTGCCATACTTGCGCCTATCGCTGATAATGGCAATCTTTTGGGTGTTTTGGAACTGGTTTCCTATACGGTAAATGAACTGAACAGCGTTAATGCCAATAAATTGGATGATGTAATGCCGTTTATTGTTTCTGCGGTTATTAGGTCAATTGAAGAAGAAGAAAACTTGGTAGATGCCATAATTCAGCATGAGTGTACAACAGTACATTCTTCTGTTTACTGGAAGTTTCAGGAAGAAGCAAAACGATTCATGGCTGATGAACTTGTGGGAAATCAACCAATATTTAAAGAAATTGTTTTTAAAGATGTCTATCCACTTTACGGTCAGATAGATATTAAAGATTCTTCAAAAGAGCGAAACCTTTCAATTCAGAGAGACTTGATGATACAACTTTCTGAAATTAATGGAGTACTTCAGAAAGCAGTAAAAAAATATGAACTCCCCATATACGAGGAGTTGATGTTTAGGGTTGACACTTATCTTGAAGAAGTTAAGGAAGCACTTTACACACATACAGAACAAGCAATCTTTGATTTTGTAAAAGAAGAAATAGTACCTGTTTTCAGACATTTAAAACAAGAAGATAAGGAACTAAGGAGTTTTATTGAAAATTATGAAGCTCAGATAGACCCCACTACGGAGTCGTATTATGATCATCGTCGTAATTATGATGATAGTGTAATGGAGGCCAATTTGCAGTTGGCATCTTTATTGGATAGAAAACAACTGGACGCTCAAAAAATGTTTCCGCATTATTTTGAACGTTATAAAACGGATGGGGTAGAGCACAATATATACATTGGCAGTTCTATAGCCAATGACAGGAATTTTGACCAACTTTATTTAAGCAATCTAAGGTTGTGGCAGCTTCAGGTCATGTGCGACATGGAGAATAAATATTACGCGTTAAAATCAAAACTGCCTGTTAAATTAGACGTGGCTTCTTTGATTTTGGTATACAGTACTTCTTTAGCTATTCGTTTTAGGATGGATGAAAAACGATTTGATGTTGATGGAACCTACAATGCTAGATATGAAATCATTAAAAAACGTATCGACAAGTCTTACATTAAAGGAACCAACGAAAGGTTGACCCAAAAAGGGAAGTTAGCTATTGTATACTCCCAAAGAAAAGATGAAAAGGAATATATGCGCTATATAAGATTCCTAAAGGCAAAAGGCTACTTTACCAATAATATAGAAATTGTAGAACTTGAGGGCCTTCAGGGAGTTACTGGACTTAAAGCAATCAGAGCTGAGATTTTGTATACCAAGGACACAAAATCTGAACGCACATATACCTATGAGGATTTAATGGAAGAGTTAAAATCTTAG
- a CDS encoding Pycsar system effector family protein codes for MSEIVEKAERFVSEILENKLDPNFLYHNLRHTQRVVKSTKELLNFYNLGESESEKLLLAAWFHDTGYTESIKNHEEASCKIATEFLKENNYNAADIEKICNCIMATKRYHEPSNLHQEIIRDADASHFAQKSYWETTDYLKEELQELGIAKYTGKQWRDENIKMFRTEHQYYTDYAKENWDEAKERNLKLLVKEKKTEKEIAKKEALKAKYKSESPDRGIQTLFRVTLKNHLTLSDIADTKANILLSVNAIIISVALSNLIPKLDNPSNAYLIYPTLIFITFSVISMVLAVLATRPNVTSGQFTKDDVKNKKVNLLFFGNFHKMSLEDYEWAIQELVKDNQYIYSSLTKDLYFLGLVLNRKYKILRLTYTIFITGIVISVVAFGIAFRFFGPDRMSF; via the coding sequence ATGTCGGAAATTGTTGAAAAAGCTGAACGTTTTGTATCAGAAATTCTGGAAAATAAACTTGATCCAAATTTTTTATACCACAATTTGCGCCATACCCAGCGTGTAGTTAAAAGTACTAAAGAATTACTCAATTTCTATAATCTTGGTGAAAGTGAAAGTGAAAAGCTTCTATTGGCTGCTTGGTTTCACGACACGGGCTATACAGAAAGCATAAAAAACCATGAAGAAGCCAGTTGCAAAATTGCTACTGAGTTTCTTAAGGAAAATAATTATAACGCTGCTGATATTGAAAAGATTTGCAACTGTATCATGGCAACAAAAAGATACCATGAGCCAAGCAATCTGCATCAGGAAATTATCAGGGACGCCGATGCATCGCATTTTGCTCAAAAGAGTTATTGGGAAACAACAGATTATTTAAAAGAAGAGCTACAAGAGCTTGGAATAGCTAAATATACTGGTAAGCAATGGCGAGATGAAAATATAAAGATGTTCCGAACCGAGCATCAGTATTATACTGATTACGCTAAAGAAAACTGGGATGAAGCAAAGGAACGTAACCTAAAACTATTAGTCAAGGAAAAGAAGACTGAAAAGGAAATTGCCAAAAAGGAAGCGTTGAAAGCGAAATACAAAAGTGAAAGTCCAGATCGGGGTATACAGACACTTTTTAGGGTAACCCTAAAAAATCACTTGACATTAAGTGATATTGCGGACACCAAGGCCAATATTCTATTATCTGTAAATGCAATCATAATTTCGGTAGCATTATCTAACCTAATCCCAAAATTAGATAACCCGTCCAACGCCTACCTTATTTATCCTACCTTGATTTTTATTACGTTTAGTGTTATCTCAATGGTGCTTGCGGTGTTGGCCACAAGACCTAATGTCACAAGCGGACAATTCACAAAAGATGATGTAAAAAATAAAAAAGTAAATCTCCTATTCTTTGGCAATTTTCATAAAATGAGTCTAGAGGATTATGAATGGGCCATTCAGGAGTTGGTAAAGGACAACCAGTATATTTACTCATCACTGACCAAAGACCTATATTTTTTAGGTCTTGTACTTAACAGGAAATACAAAATTCTGCGACTTACTTACACTATTTTTATTACAGGCATAGTAATATCCGTAGTGGCATTCGGAATTGCTTTTCGATTTTTTGGGCCAGATAGAATGAGTTTTTAA
- a CDS encoding vanadium-dependent haloperoxidase, producing the protein MKGQIGLLLLFATFLFSCTEESKPITITPEDFHGSVDKVTEVMIHDIFSPPVASRIFAYPNIAAYEILASQENEYLSLANQVRDLKAIPAPKEGDVINHELAALIAHIELSKRLIFSEDRIEAYRDSLYTIWERKNAKEFNSSKTYGLEVAEHIAEWMNGDNYNQTRTMPKFTVDTDNPSRWQPTPPSYMAGIEPHWNKIRPLVIDSASQFKPSPPPPFSMEEDSDFFKELKEVYDISNQITSAGDDSEEVEIAQFWDCNPYVSVTRGHLMFATKKITPGAHWIGITKIASRKSNADVNKTVYAYTKASIAMVDAFISCWDEKYRSNLIRPETLINEHIDENWVPILQTPPFPEYTSGHSVVSGAAATTLTNIFGENFAFDDDTEVPYGLPVRSFTSFKQAADEAAISRMYGGIHYRQAVDVGVKQGRDLGKFVVDNLKMIQ; encoded by the coding sequence ATGAAAGGACAAATCGGCTTACTACTTCTATTCGCTACGTTTCTTTTTTCTTGCACGGAAGAAAGTAAACCCATTACTATAACACCTGAAGATTTTCATGGTTCAGTTGACAAGGTAACAGAAGTAATGATACATGATATTTTTTCGCCGCCAGTGGCAAGTAGAATATTTGCTTATCCAAATATCGCTGCTTATGAAATCTTGGCCTCACAAGAAAATGAATACCTATCATTAGCCAATCAGGTTAGAGACTTAAAAGCTATCCCTGCTCCCAAAGAAGGAGACGTTATCAATCATGAATTGGCTGCATTAATAGCGCATATAGAATTAAGTAAGCGCCTTATTTTTTCTGAAGATAGGATTGAAGCTTATCGCGATAGTCTTTATACTATATGGGAGCGTAAAAATGCAAAAGAATTCAATAGTTCAAAAACATACGGACTGGAGGTTGCGGAGCATATTGCAGAATGGATGAACGGTGACAATTACAACCAAACCCGAACCATGCCAAAGTTTACAGTTGACACTGATAATCCATCAAGATGGCAACCTACGCCACCGTCGTACATGGCCGGAATTGAGCCACATTGGAACAAAATAAGACCTTTAGTAATAGATTCTGCCAGTCAGTTTAAGCCTTCTCCTCCTCCTCCATTTTCCATGGAAGAAGATTCGGATTTCTTTAAAGAACTAAAGGAGGTCTATGACATTAGTAATCAAATAACTTCCGCTGGGGATGATTCAGAAGAAGTTGAGATTGCCCAATTTTGGGATTGCAATCCCTATGTATCCGTGACTAGGGGGCACTTAATGTTTGCAACCAAAAAAATAACCCCTGGAGCGCATTGGATTGGTATTACAAAAATTGCAAGTAGAAAATCAAATGCAGACGTAAACAAAACGGTTTACGCTTATACCAAAGCATCAATTGCCATGGTCGATGCTTTTATAAGTTGCTGGGATGAAAAATACAGAAGTAATCTAATACGTCCAGAAACACTTATTAACGAACATATAGATGAGAATTGGGTCCCCATTCTACAAACGCCTCCATTTCCTGAGTATACCAGTGGCCATAGTGTAGTGTCTGGTGCAGCGGCAACAACCCTAACCAATATTTTTGGAGAAAATTTTGCTTTTGATGACGATACTGAAGTGCCTTACGGATTACCTGTGCGTTCTTTCACTTCCTTTAAACAAGCAGCAGATGAAGCTGCCATAAGTAGAATGTATGGTGGCATCCATTATCGCCAGGCTGTGGATGTAGGAGTAAAGCAAGGACGGGATTTAGGCAAATTTGTTGTGGACAATCTTAAAATGATTCAATAA